One part of the Humulus lupulus chromosome 9, drHumLupu1.1, whole genome shotgun sequence genome encodes these proteins:
- the LOC133802568 gene encoding uncharacterized protein LOC133802568: MLLYRSLVTKAIHIRPYTQAAAAALQVEPPEPPVLTYLEGFPTPDPKYAETILAIPRVSSGKSTSAKERKAGRVPSIVFEQEDGQHGGNKRLISVRTNQIRKLVTQLGRSFFLSRLFDLEVRSDFESDTDLIEKVRVLPRLVHLHSGTDAPLNVTFIRAPSHALLKVNIPLVFRGDDISPGLRKGSYLNTIKRTVKFLCPADVVPPFIDVDLSELDVGQKLVVGDLKVHPALMPLHPKEEPVCKIAGTRVSDQKKSK; this comes from the exons ATGTTACTCTACCGCTCTTTAGTCACCAAAGCGATCCACATACGACCCTATACCCAAGCCGCTGCTGCGGCACTCCAGGTAGAGCCGCCTGAGCCTCCTGTGCTGACGTATCTTGAAGGGTTTCCAACACCTGACCCGAAATACGCAGAGACGATCCTTGCAATCCCTCGTGTTTCATCGGGTAAGAGCACCTCAGCCAAGGAGCGAAAGGCAGGGCGAGTCCCCAGCATTGTGTTTGAGCAGGAGGACGGTCAGCATGGAGGTAACAAGCGCCTTATCTCTGTCCGCACAAACCAAATACGCAAACTTGTCACTCAGCTAGGCcgctctttcttcctctctcgaCTCTTTGACCTTGAGGTTCGCTCTGATTTTGAATCTGACACTGACCTTATCGAGAAGGTCCGCGTGCTTCCTCGCCTG GTTCATCTTCACTCAGGGACGGATGCTCCACTTAACGTAACCTTTATAAGGGCACCTTCACATGCTTTGTTGAAAGTTAATATTCCTCTAGTATTCCGAGGAGACGATATATCCCCTGGACTAAGGAAAG GCTCTTATTTAAACACCATAAAGAGGACTGTAAAGTTTCTTTGTCCTGCGGATGTTGTTCCTCCATTCATCGATGTGGATCTGAGCGAGTTGGACGTAGGCCAGAAGTTGGTTGTTGGCGATCTGAAGGTCCATCCGGCGTTAATGCCTCTTCATCCAAAAGAAGAGCCTGTTTGTAAGATTGCGGGAACCAGGGTTTCTGACCAAAAGAAATCCAAGTAA